TTTcagttttgataataaaaaaacatatttcatgTGTATACTTTCCATAAACAAATGAAATGTAAGAGGATGAGAAaggaaatattaataaaatagtGAACTTTATGCTGTTTAAGGGAaggattcaagaaaaaaaaataaaaaaattgaaattttggtgtttatcaacaattaaaaaaatatttcatgcatattcttgcttagattaaaaataaaaaataatttaacaaaaaattataataattgaacaaactactagAAGAACTtacttttgaatcttaacaacacaaTGAAACATGAGTACTACCACCTTAGCCGGTATGTGTTCCACCCCTTCTTCTCAATGGTAGCACTATACTCCTGTTAGAACAACAAATGGTTTTGTGAAGGTAAAGTAAGACCCAAAGTTCTATTTTATCCTCTTTTTAAGCACAAAACTGATGTAAACTAGGAATGGAAGGTaatcatgtaaaaataaaagTGATAAAATAGGAAAGAAATGTTGCTTTGGGGGTTTCAAACTTGTTGGGTTTGCTAGGATATGATAGGTCTAGAATCGCGAGAATCGATAGATTTAGATCAATTTGATAGATTCACGAGATGGATCAATAGATTTGACAACAATTCAGTTGATTTTAGATTCACTAGTATGATTCGAATCAATTTGGTGAGAAATTGACATGAATTGTATGAATTGAATCGTGAatcgtaagattctaacaactatggtgATGATGGCTTTGTATAGAAAAGGGTTGAAGCCAACTCTTCCCTCCAAGTCTCATTATAGTTGGGGATGTAGTACAGATTGCCACTCTGATTGAGGAGATTATGCAATGCCATCTTCCTAGAGTTACATCAACCCTTTGATTTTAGAAGAGTGATAGTGAAGTTGTATGAGAGAAGTCAATTGAGCAATTGGGTAAAGGTGTTCGAACCAATCCCTATTGGAAGACTCCTGAGCATTCCAGAACAACTTCTAAGAGCCAACCGTCActcaaatgctttaaatgtcaagGTTTTGGACATCAAGTTGCACAATTTCCTAACCAAGTTGTGGCTGTTGCGGAAAAATaagatgataatgatgatgataaaacTCAAGTAGTTGGAGTTGAAACAGAAATTCCAAGCGACTTTGATGATGATGGCAATGTGAAAATCTGTTTAGTGCTTTGACATATGCTCTCATACcacaaaattaaagaaaaagaggatTGGAGTCCGACCAACATCTTTCAAACTTAGTTGATATGGCAAAAGTAGTTTTGTATTTTGGTTATTGACCCTGATAGTTGCATAAATGTAGTTTCTGAAGAAGCTGCGAAGAAGTTTAAATGTGGAAGTTGAGCCTGATCCTGAATCATACAAAATTGTTTGAGTGAATAGTACCAACTTGAAGGTCCATGATTGTTGCTTACTTACCTTCAAGATTTGTTCCATTGTGGCGACAATGCAATGTGATATCCTTCCTcttaaaatttgtcatatccttTTGGGTTGTTCATCATTATTTGATAGGAAGGTGAAACATGATGGATATGAGAATTCTTATTCCCTCTCCATTGACGACAAGAAGTATGAGTTGATTCCATTACAAATTCTCCCACTCACCAAGTTGAAGGATATTGCTAGTTCCTTTCTTATGAAACGAGATGATTCTATTCATGGTGATGGGCTCCTTGGTACTTTTCATCGAGTTCTTTTGGAAGAATGGAATTGATGTAGGATGGGAAGCGGTATTTGCATGGATCAATTTGACACAATTTGGAGGCCTATGTTGAAGAATAGGGTCAATGATTTATTGGGTCGGAAACCCAAATAAGCTTAGTTAGTTAGTTGTTTAAGTATCTGTGTGTAGTTTGCTTGTCTTAGGATTATGTATGTCACGGGGCTTGTTTGTggtatttgtgtattctaggtGTATGTAATGCATTGCGGTTtgatttcatgtgtttagaggctttcttataaattgTGTGTTGAAGTCATGTTGTAAGgagttattgttgaatttgaatttgacaAGTAAACGTGAGTAACCCCTTGAATCTGCTCTcacctcccttccccttccttcctctcttcaatttcttctaatctctcGCATGGCTGTAGATCCTTGATACTCAGGGGGGCTGGCTCTAAGCAAGTTGGTGTCTAAAATGGCTCTGAGATTTCCTATTGAGGAGACTGATCTTTGCCATAAAGTTGTTAAAATAAAGTTGGCATGCAGGTTAATGGGTGGGATGGTAATGGGGCTAAGATGTTCCTTTGGCAGTCCTTAGAAGTGTATTTTGCAGATATATCCTCTCTTTATCCCTTATACCAAATTTATTGTAGCTTGTAGGCAATGGGtattgcatttgattttaggaagaCATTTGGGTGGATGATTCTACCCTTTGCACTTCCTTCCCTCATTGCATAGGCTTCCTCATTGCATAATGGATCTAtctcttcatttttttaaatttttttttatttttctttatttttaaaaatttattttttgttttattttaaatttcaaatgggGATGAGGTCTCTTGGGACTTTCATTTTCTTAGGTCTCTAAATGATAGGGAGGTGTTGGAGCTCCCACTTCTTTGTTGTGCTTGTTGGAGGTAGTTGTCGTTCCATTAGGATGGATTAGTGGTTGTGGGTTCTAGACTCTTTAGGGGTGCACTTTTGCAAGTCTTTTCTTGAGCATTTTTTTCCATGAAAACATGTCTTTTCTGCTTCATTGTACTGTTTGGACTTTGGAAGGCCAGAGTCCCCtaagattaaggcttttatttggttagtTGTTCTTAAAAGAGTTAATACTAACAATCTGTTGTAGAGTAGGAGGCCTTTTAAAGCTTTATCTCCGAATGTATGTTCTTTGTGTTCTGACAGTTCACATCTTCTTCTCGCCTGTTCAGTCATTGTTGTTTTTCTTGGAGTGCTTGGAACAAACTTTTTGAATTATTCAGAGAGAGTTGGGTTTGTTTGGAGTTGGGGGAAGGATATATTGGCTATCTCAGTTATACGGGTTTTGGGGGGAGTAGAGATGGTTCGGCTTTGTGGACATGCAGGGCTTTTTGCTGTCTTGTGGGGTATTTGGTTGGAGTGGAATGCTTGTATATTTATGGGGAATAAGATGTCTTGCTCTATACCCTGGGAAAAGATTCAGCATGCGGTCTTGTTGTGGGATTTCGCAAGTGGTTTTGAGAAGGCTGTCTTTTTCAGATTTAAGTGCGATTGGCTGGCTGTAGTGTtttgatatgtttttttttttttactttttctcaTTTCGAGGATTTATTATGCTCCTTTTGCACATTCTTCTGTGCAATAAAATTTCTTCTTACAAATTGGTGTTATAGGTCTTTAAATGTGTTTCTGATCTTGCATCTGGTCTCTAAACAGCTGcaatttgtttgttttttttcctCTTTGGAAATTACAAGTAAACATAGTCTAGAACTGTCTCTGATTATACCAAGCATTTAGAAGTACGCTTGATGGCCTTGAAGCTACTTAAAAAATGGTAAGGTCTGGTTAGCTAAAGACCTTTTGGTAAATTTTGTTTTCATTTGCCAACTTAAGTAGATCAGATGCCATTCTTATACAACAGTGGAATCTTAGGCGTCTTAAATTGCTTGTTGATCCCTTAGGTGGGGTGGGTTGGTTTTTCTGGGGGCTTGGTGCAATATGTTGAGGTCCGTATTTGAATGCCTGTGTCTGGAggttttttcttagaaaatataaGAGCTTTGAAAATTTATATGGCAAGAtgttatattaaaaaattattgcttggaaaattatatattatgagGTTCATACATGAACACTTTGTTTTGGTATAATACTGATGGCTTCACTAATGGTTATGTGGTGGAGAAAAAGGAGTGCCAATTTGCATAAAGGCGCTTCTTTTCAGGGGAATTTGTATTTCCTCTCACAGAATgtaatttcttttttttcctcGAACTTGTCGATGGTTTCCATTGCTATTTCTTTCCTCAAAAGTATAGAGGCTTGTTGAGATTATTGTAGATTTGAATGATTGTTTCTTTTATGACCATTATGATTCATCTGTTACATTTTGAACTCACTCCTTTATTAATTTGGACTCTTTGCTTTCATTTTTTCCAGACTGGAAAATCCAAGCACTTTGGCTTCATTGAATATGAGGATTCACAGGTTCTTTTTAAAACATAAAGCAAACTTATAGTGTGATTATTTTTAAGTTTTGATTAGTTTGTTGGTTAAGTGCAGGTGGCTAGAATTGTAGCTGATTCTATGCATAATTATCTTTTGTTTGAGCACGTGTTACAAGTTATTCCTATTCCTCTGGAGCGTGTTCATCCAAATTTGTAAGCAATTCTTTATGTTTTgccttattatatttatttgatgcatATGTTATATGAAGTCAAAAAATGTGGACAGCATCAAATTATTTTCTACTTTGGAAATAGCCACCTGGAAATTTTTGATGTTTATTCTCATCATAGTCAATTTGCTGaacaaattttccaaaaatggaAAATATTGTGTGTGTTTTGTGATCCTTTAGCTGTTTTTCTTTTTGTAAAGTTAGGAATTTTTGttctcctttttttattttccattgtCGTTGTAACTTCTATTCTCTTCTAATACAGTTCTTTATCAAACACTCGCACACATATTCTCCAACATGCATTAGCAGCACCCTTTCATTTTCCTTCTAATTATAAATAAAGCAAGAAAAAGTGTAGCATGGTTGTTTCTAAACACAACTGAAGCAACTTCTGCTTCTTAAATCTGCCCATTCGAAAAGGGgtttttgccaaaaaaaaaaaaagcagctcTACCAACTATATTTTCTGCCATTGCTGGAAAAATGGTTCAGATATGCGATTAGAGGTATTGATGGCTTTAGAGCATGGAGTGGATTTGATGGTCTATGGCCCATCAAATGATGCACTTCAATGCGGTCACTTCTAAACTTTTTGATCGTTTTTAGAATATGATCAAATTAGCCACCCAGTGCTCAAGGATAAAGAAACCCACCCCACATCAGATGGTTTGGTAGGGTAGATAATAAATTTCAACGAtattaatttttcctttttttctttggGGTTGGAGGGGGAGCAGGGGGGcttggaattttcttttatggtcaAGGATGAAACTCATccatctttttatttatttatttgggtatGAGTACATTAACGTTTTCCAACTTGTGTGATGTTGTTCAGCCTGACAAATGGCAGGGTATGAGCCCAAGCATGGTTCGGTATgcttgaaaaaaataattatatacatatattttatatcaaaaatatatttcatatatttaaatattttgaatGCATTTTATGCTGGACTTGCTCTCTCAAGCATAAGTTTACATAGGGCGACGTGCTGGCCAATTTTTGAATTAATTGGGGCTTGAACTAACCTTTTGGATTCCCACCTTCCAGCATCCTTCTGAGGTCATGAAAGATGTCTCATTCAGAGATTTATTTGGTATA
This region of Malania oleifera isolate guangnan ecotype guangnan chromosome 10, ASM2987363v1, whole genome shotgun sequence genomic DNA includes:
- the LOC131166447 gene encoding uncharacterized protein LOC131166447 isoform X1 gives rise to the protein MASLMVMWWRKRSANLHKGASFQGNLYFLSQNTGKSKHFGFIEYEDSQVARIVADSMHNYLLFEHVLQVIPIPLERVHPNLWKGVNRWYKPPNWVAIERKRHNKERTLGEQRKLVERILKRDKKRRKRIEAAGIDYECPEIVGDIGPAPKKIRFDE